One window from the genome of Canis lupus dingo isolate Sandy chromosome 15, ASM325472v2, whole genome shotgun sequence encodes:
- the LOC112654783 gene encoding olfactory receptor 11H6-like, protein MNVSGVSTVTEFILLSFPCSREVQILLFLLFFVSYILTLMGNGAIVCAVKLDPRLHTPMYLLLANFSFLEICYINTTVPNMLQNFLSETKTISFTACFFQFYFFFSMGINETLLLPLMAFDRYLAICQPLHYPIIMNNRLCMNLVALCWVTAFLCYPIPIYFITQLPFCGPNAIDHFVCDPGPLLALSCIPAPGIELSCSLLSSLIIFITFFFILGSYTLVLRAVLRVPSAAGRRKAFSTCGSHLAVVSLFYGSIMVMYISPTSANPAGIQKIITLFYSSVTPLINPLIYSLRNKDMKAALRKIHMCGEISQDK, encoded by the coding sequence ATGAATGTGTCAGGAGTCAGCACAGTGACTGAATTCATACTCCTGAGTTTTCCGTGCTCCAGAGAGGTTCAgatcctcctcttcctgctgttCTTTGTGTCCTACATCCTGACACTGATGGGGAATGGGGCCATTGTCTGTGCAGTGAAGCTGGATCCCAGGCTTCACACCCCCATGTACCTTCTGCTGGCCAACTTCTCGTTCCTGGAGATCTGTTACATCAACACCACCGTTCCCAATATGTTACAGAACTTCCTATCTGAGACCAAAACCATCTCTTTCACAGCCTGTTTCTTCCAGTTCTACTTCTTCTTCTCCATGGGCATCAATGAGACCCTCTTACTGCCCCTCATGGCTTTTGATCGGTACTTGGCCATCTGCCAGCCTCTCCATTATCCTATCATCATGAACAACCGCCTCTGCATGAACCTGGTGGCCCTGTGCTGGGTCACAGCCTTCCTCTGCTATCCGATCCCTATCTATTTTATCACACAGCTCCCCTTCTGTGGCCCCAACGCCATTGACCACTTTGTCTGTGACCCCGGTCCTCTTCTGGCCCTGTCCTGCATCCCTGCCCCTGGAATTGAGCTTTCCTGTTCTCTATTGAGCTCTCTCATTATCTTCATCACCTTCTTCTTCATCCTTGGTTCGTACACCCTGGTTCTCAGAGCAGTGTTGCGTGTCCCCTCAGCAGCTGGCCGACGTAAGGCCTTCTCTACCTGTGGTTCCCACCTGGCTGTTGTGTCTCTTTTTTATGGATCCATCATGGTTATGTACATCAGCCCAACCTCTGCGAATCCAGCTGGGATACAGAAGATTATAACCCTGTTCTACTCATCAGTGACCCCACTTATAAACCCACTGATCTACAGTCTACGGAACAAAGACATGAAAGCTGCCTTGAGAAAAATTCATATGTGCGGAGAAATTAGTCAAGACAAATGA